A region from the Oecophyllibacter saccharovorans genome encodes:
- a CDS encoding replication initiation protein → MSASKRTVATLIKIDSQPSVTMSNALLRAGHGLTLAEKRVIACAISKLDSRRQLPIGEILTTRITAIEYAEIAGCNMRTAYEALREASKNLFERKITFFNNDLNHQNDTSSKLVQMRWVGEIHYQEGEGWVEIYWWYKIIPFLTGLKRQFTTYKLHQAHALRSVYSWRLMELLMRFHDTKTAEYDIDFFSNAMDATEKQKSNFNNIRRRIIEPAIKELTSKGGWDIKWTPIKSGRRVVKLRFEFKKHNHILKK, encoded by the coding sequence ATGAGTGCCAGCAAGAGAACTGTTGCGACTTTGATAAAGATCGATTCGCAACCGTCAGTTACAATGAGTAACGCTCTCCTACGAGCTGGCCACGGATTAACGTTGGCAGAGAAACGAGTTATTGCATGTGCTATTTCTAAGCTAGATAGTCGTCGTCAACTTCCAATAGGTGAGATTTTAACTACTAGAATAACGGCAATAGAGTATGCCGAAATAGCAGGATGTAATATGAGAACTGCTTATGAGGCATTAAGAGAAGCATCTAAAAATTTATTCGAAAGAAAAATAACTTTTTTCAATAATGATCTTAATCACCAAAATGATACTAGCTCAAAATTAGTTCAAATGAGATGGGTTGGGGAAATACATTACCAAGAGGGCGAAGGTTGGGTAGAAATTTACTGGTGGTATAAAATAATACCTTTTTTAACTGGGTTAAAAAGGCAATTTACTACTTATAAATTACATCAAGCACATGCATTAAGATCTGTATATTCATGGAGATTAATGGAACTTCTTATGCGTTTCCACGACACCAAAACTGCTGAATATGATATTGATTTCTTTTCTAATGCAATGGACGCTACAGAAAAACAAAAAAGCAACTTTAATAATATACGCAGAAGGATTATTGAGCCCGCCATAAAAGAACTAACCAGCAAAGGTGGCTGGGACATTAAATGGACGCCAATTAAATCTGGCAGACGTGTGGTGAAACTCAGATTTGAATTTAAAAAACACAATCATATTCTGAAAAAATAG